Genomic segment of Prosthecobacter vanneervenii:
CAGCGTCCCTGACATCGACGCTATCATCGGCCGCGCAGCTGAGCTCAAGGCCGTCATCTTCCAGCACACCTGGTTTAAAACGAACGGCAATTATGCTGGTGAATCCACTCCTGATGATCTCGTGCAGCTAGCCAGGCGCTTCCCCGATGTCCCCATCATCTGCGGCCACACCGGCGGCACCTGGGAGCTGGGCATCCGCGCCATCCGTGCCCAGAAGAATCTATACGCCGACCTCGCCGGCTCAGACCCCACCGCCGGCATCACCGAAATGGCCGTACGCGAGCTTGGTGCTGACCGCGTCATCTACGGCAGCGACTGCGGCGGACGTAGCTTTGCCAGCCAGCTGGCCAAGGTTCACGGCGCGCAGATCAGCGACGCCGACAAACAGAAGATCTTCTGCGACAATCTGCGCGGCCTCATGCTCCCAATCCTGAAGGCCAAAGGCATTCAGGCGTGACACACATCAGCTCTTCTTTTTCCCAAAGCCAAAAAGACGTTTGAAGAAGCCGCCTTCGGACTTTGTCTCGGCTGTGTCCGTGGTCGGCGCATTCGGCCCGGCCAGACGACGGCCGCTTGCATCAGCTTTCTCTTTCGTCGGCTTGGCAGCAACCGGTGCTGGCCGCCCTGCGGGCGTGGGCAGGGTGGCCGTCCACCATGCGGGAGCCAGCGCAGCCACTGTTTGCCAGGCCTCCAGTCCTGCATGCCATACGAGCGAGTCGGACGACAACTTTTTAGCGCGCGCCATCTCTCCCATGGCCAGGTCATCCATCGGGCCTTCCGCCGCGCCTGCGTTGTTGTAGTACCAGTTCATGAGAGATGCGTGGTAGAGGTTACGTAGCCGGTAATGCTGCGCAAGCCGGGAGGAACCGCTTTTCTTCCCTGCCACCTCATTCTAGCCACCACTCCATGAACCGCCGGAATTTCATTCT
This window contains:
- a CDS encoding amidohydrolase family protein, yielding MRIWDLHCHMSGVPGLTPEERLRALLVYADRMGIERLCVYMGLKWSQDPSPADLVQQNSEVLRAIAKYPDRAFGFVYLSAKHPEESLMELERCVANGPMVGVKLWVAEKCSVPDIDAIIGRAAELKAVIFQHTWFKTNGNYAGESTPDDLVQLARRFPDVPIICGHTGGTWELGIRAIRAQKNLYADLAGSDPTAGITEMAVRELGADRVIYGSDCGGRSFASQLAKVHGAQISDADKQKIFCDNLRGLMLPILKAKGIQA
- a CDS encoding DUF4339 domain-containing protein, with translation MNWYYNNAGAAEGPMDDLAMGEMARAKKLSSDSLVWHAGLEAWQTVAALAPAWWTATLPTPAGRPAPVAAKPTKEKADASGRRLAGPNAPTTDTAETKSEGGFFKRLFGFGKKKS